One window of Acanthochromis polyacanthus isolate Apoly-LR-REF ecotype Palm Island chromosome 19, KAUST_Apoly_ChrSc, whole genome shotgun sequence genomic DNA carries:
- the LOC110958424 gene encoding solute carrier family 2, facilitated glucose transporter member 11-like, whose product MNSTGDNEPEETSKPSGSARTLALTVCSAAIGGTFQYGYNISIINSPTRYIQGFINDTYMERWGTALDTPQVTLVWTLIVSAFPMGGLLGALLAGPMSVRFGRKKSLLLNNFFLFVGAVFVLTSRLAKAFEMIILARFLVGMNSGVSMNVQPMYFGESAPKHLRGAVAFSSAVFTAFGIFLGQVVGLTEVLGAEPLWPYLLASNALPGLIQLVTLPWFPESPRYLLIDKGDREGCVQALGRLRGGEAPVLEMEEMLQEQQQQMSAALNSGSAASAKTPWSLFKNSNLRSQLWTVMFASSAMMLCGNDSIYFYASYIFLEAGIPPEKIQYVTIGTGASELTAAILSNLLIERVGRRYLLIGGYSLMTSWGIVFTVALTLQSRNVAGMAYLSMICVFSYILSFGLGPAGVTGILPAEIFDQAARPAAYMVAGSLMWISLFLIGMLFPFIVNGLGNFCFLPFLAVCLVSAVFLGLTLPETKGKTLAQITAEFERKNGRKMRETPDRQVDEPLQNHYQLGKACSFTTLTHDADPDIKNGD is encoded by the coding sequence ATGAACTCCACAGGAGATAATGAGCCAGAAGAAACCAGCAAACCCTCCGGCAGTGCCAGGACTCTTGCCTTGACTGTGTGCTCTGCTGCCATCGGAGGAACATTCCAGTATGGCTACAACATTTCCATCATCAATTCTCCCACCAGGTATATCCAGGGCTTCATCAATGACACCTACATGGAGCGATGGGGCACAGCCTTGGACACCCCTCAGGTGACACTAGTGTGGACTCTAATTGTGTCAGCATTCCCAATGGGAGGTTTGCTAGGGGCCCTGCTGGCAGGACCTATGTCGGTCCGCTTTGGTAGAAAGAAATCACTGCTTCTGAACAACTTTTTCCTATTTGTtggtgctgtgtttgtgttaacGAGCAGGTTGGCCAAAGCCTTTGAGATGATCATCCTCGCTCGCTTTCTGGTGGGCATGAACTCAGGTGTCAGCATGAACGTCCAGCCTATGTACTTTGGAGAAAGTGCACCCAAACATCTCAGAGGTGCTGTGGctttttcctctgctgttttcACTGCGTTTGGCATCTTCTTGGGTCAGGTTGTGGGACTGACTGAGGTGCTGGGTGCGGAACCTCTTTGGCCCTACCTGCTTGCTAGTAATGCTTTGCCAGGGTTGATCCAGCTGGTTACCCTACCCTGGTTCCCTGAGAGCCCCAGATACCTTCTGATTGACAAGGGAGACAGGGAAGGATGTGTCCAGGCGCTTGGGAGACTCCGTGGAGGGGAGGCTCCTGTCTTGGAGATGGAGGAGATGCttcaagagcagcagcagcaaatgtCCGCGGCCTTAAATTCTGGATCAGCAGCTTCTGCCAAGACACCCTGGTCCCTGTTTAAGAATAGCAACCTACGATCCCAACTCTGGACAGTAATGTTTGCCAGTAGCGCCATGATGCTCTGTGGGAATGATTCCATTTACTTCTATGCTTCCTACATCTTTTTGGAAGCAGGAATTCCACCAGAGAAAATTCAGTATGTCACAATCGGCACAGGAGCATCTGAGCTAACAGCTGCTATCCTGAGTAATCTCCTGATTGAACGTGTGGGCCGCAGGTACCTTCTCATTGGGGGATACAGTCTTATGACCTCCTGGGGTATAGTCTTCACTGTAGCTCTTACTCTGCAGAGCCGTAACGTTGCAGGGATGGCGTACCTCAGCATGATATGTGTGTTTTCGTACATCCTCAGCTTTGGCTTGGGCCCTGCAGGAGTGACGGGGATCTTACCGGCTGAGATCTTCGACCAGGCAGCTCGTCCAGCGGCGTACATGGTCGCAGGCTCACTTATGTGGATCAGCCTGTTCTTGATTGGAATGTTGTTTCCTTTCATCGTCAACGGACTGGGGAATTTCTGCTTCCTGCCCTTCCTGGCTGTGTGTTTggtctctgctgtgtttttggggCTCACCTTGCCAGAAACAAAGGGAAAGACACTGGCTCAGATTACTGCAGAGTTTGAGAGaaaaaatggaaggaaaatgagagaaactccagacagacaggtggatgaGCCCTTACAGAATCACTACCAGCTGGGTAAAGCCTGTTCTTTTACTACCTTAACGCATGATGCTGACCCTGACATAAAGAATGGTGACTGA